One window of Nocardia nova SH22a genomic DNA carries:
- a CDS encoding SDR family oxidoreductase → MPAYPLAGRTMVVSGASRGIGLAIALAAAARGANIVLLAKTAQPHPKLPGTVHTAVAEIEAAGGKAVAVVGDVRNPDDTLRTAQTAVDHFGGIDICVNNASAIAVEPTGSLPVKRFDLMQEINVRGTFLLTQACLPYLRESAEAHVLTISPPLNLSPRWLGAHPAYTQSKYAMTLLSLGWATEFATDGIGVNCLWPQTYIATSAVANMNDGSALLESARDPRIMGDAAAEILSRPAGYTTGNCYIDAEVLIESGVRDLSVYGGGERPIPDLFLN, encoded by the coding sequence ATGCCCGCATATCCGTTGGCCGGCCGCACCATGGTCGTCTCCGGCGCCAGCCGCGGCATCGGCCTGGCCATCGCCCTGGCCGCCGCCGCGCGCGGCGCCAATATCGTCCTGCTCGCCAAGACCGCACAGCCGCATCCGAAACTTCCGGGCACCGTGCACACCGCCGTCGCCGAGATCGAGGCCGCCGGCGGTAAGGCCGTGGCCGTGGTCGGCGATGTGCGCAACCCCGACGACACCCTGCGCACCGCGCAGACCGCCGTCGATCATTTCGGCGGCATCGACATCTGCGTCAACAACGCCAGTGCGATCGCGGTCGAACCCACCGGGTCCCTGCCGGTCAAACGCTTCGATCTGATGCAGGAGATCAACGTCCGCGGGACCTTCCTGCTGACCCAGGCCTGCCTGCCGTACCTGCGCGAATCCGCCGAGGCCCATGTGCTCACGATCTCGCCGCCGCTCAATCTGAGCCCGCGCTGGCTCGGCGCGCATCCGGCCTACACCCAGTCCAAATACGCCATGACGCTGCTGTCGCTGGGCTGGGCCACCGAGTTCGCGACCGACGGCATCGGGGTGAACTGTCTCTGGCCGCAGACCTATATCGCGACCTCGGCGGTGGCGAACATGAACGACGGGTCCGCCCTGCTGGAATCGGCGCGCGATCCGCGCATCATGGGCGATGCCGCGGCCGAGATCCTGTCGCGCCCGGCCGGATACACCACCGGCAACTGCTACATCGACGCCGAGGTGCTCATCGAATCCGGCGTCCGGGACCTGTCGGTCTACGGCGGGGGCGAGCGCCCCATCCCGGATCTGTTCCTGAACTGA